Proteins encoded together in one Orrella marina window:
- a CDS encoding AzlD domain-containing protein, with the protein MNDHDFYVYSAIGLLAVCTLLTRTTFMLFGHRMPLSEEVRRALRYAPAAALTAIIVPELLPWRAQSGGAVVDERLLAALVAIWLFHKTRNSLVMIAGGMVFFWILRAALQYI; encoded by the coding sequence ATGAATGATCATGACTTTTATGTTTACAGTGCAATCGGCCTGCTGGCGGTGTGTACTTTGCTGACCCGAACCACGTTTATGTTGTTTGGTCACAGAATGCCGCTTAGTGAAGAGGTCAGACGTGCGCTTCGTTACGCGCCTGCGGCGGCATTGACGGCGATCATTGTTCCGGAACTCCTTCCATGGCGGGCGCAAAGTGGGGGCGCCGTTGTCGACGAGCGCCTGCTGGCGGCTCTGGTGGCTATCTGGCTGTTCCATAAAACTCGCAATAGCCTCGTCATGATTGCGGGCGGGATGGTGTTTTTCTGGATTCTGCGGGCTGCATTGCAATATATCTGA
- a CDS encoding DEAD/DEAH box helicase, with amino-acid sequence MNSTHNTEDTTGVSSAQDLTFAQLGLHPSILSAVIETGYTNPTPIQAQALPVVMAGQDVMGAAQTGTGKTAAFTLPILHRLMPLASASASPARHPVRAVILTPTRELADQVYESVCRYGKNTPLRSTVVFGGVDIGAQKEALRNGCEILVATPGRLLDHLTQKTVNLSQVAILVLDEADRMLDMGFLPDLDKIIRALPEKRQTLLFSATFSNEIRKLGRTYLNSPVELEVAKRNATADTVSQIAYPVASENKRAAVAHVVKSRGLNQVIVFSNTKIGTGRLARELVRDGVKAESIHGDKSQADRMKALDAFKAGELEVLVATDVAARGLDVAGVPCVINYDLPFNAEDYVHRIGRTGRAGASGDAISFYTPQEEKLLVEIEKLTRKPIERGQLDLPRPAPRARKPDYSGASRSSGSTGRYTKPVDDFFLKPYEPPPAPVKPKPASAKDDADASIRRVASVGVLLAGLGKPKDPEQ; translated from the coding sequence ATGAATTCCACACACAACACTGAAGACACAACAGGCGTTTCCTCGGCGCAGGATCTGACTTTTGCGCAATTGGGACTGCATCCCTCGATATTGAGTGCAGTAATCGAGACAGGGTACACGAACCCGACACCGATTCAGGCACAGGCCTTGCCGGTCGTGATGGCTGGGCAGGATGTCATGGGGGCGGCCCAGACTGGAACAGGTAAGACTGCTGCATTCACACTCCCTATCCTGCACCGCCTGATGCCGCTGGCCAGTGCCAGTGCCTCACCAGCGCGCCATCCGGTTCGCGCTGTCATTCTCACGCCTACTCGTGAACTGGCCGATCAGGTCTACGAGAGTGTTTGTCGATATGGCAAGAACACGCCTTTGCGAAGTACAGTCGTTTTTGGGGGTGTGGACATCGGGGCCCAGAAAGAGGCGCTTCGCAACGGGTGCGAGATTCTTGTGGCGACGCCAGGCCGGCTTCTGGATCACCTGACCCAGAAAACGGTCAACCTGTCTCAGGTTGCCATACTGGTTCTTGACGAAGCTGACAGAATGCTTGACATGGGGTTCTTGCCGGACCTCGACAAGATCATCCGCGCGCTCCCTGAGAAGCGACAAACCTTGCTGTTTTCAGCGACGTTCAGTAACGAGATCCGCAAGTTGGGTCGTACCTATCTGAACAGCCCGGTCGAGCTTGAAGTTGCCAAGCGCAACGCAACCGCAGACACAGTCAGTCAGATCGCTTACCCGGTCGCCAGCGAGAATAAACGGGCTGCGGTTGCCCACGTCGTGAAGTCCCGCGGGCTTAATCAGGTCATCGTTTTTTCCAACACCAAGATTGGTACGGGCCGTCTGGCCCGTGAACTGGTTAGAGACGGCGTCAAGGCCGAGTCTATCCACGGTGACAAATCCCAGGCAGACCGAATGAAGGCACTGGACGCTTTCAAAGCGGGAGAGCTTGAAGTTCTGGTGGCTACGGATGTGGCTGCCCGAGGTCTGGACGTGGCGGGCGTGCCATGCGTGATCAATTACGATCTGCCCTTCAATGCAGAAGATTATGTGCACCGTATCGGGCGCACCGGTCGTGCTGGTGCGTCGGGCGACGCAATTTCTTTTTACACACCTCAGGAAGAGAAGCTTCTCGTCGAAATCGAGAAGCTCACCAGAAAGCCGATCGAGCGAGGTCAGCTTGACTTGCCGCGTCCCGCTCCCAGGGCAAGAAAACCTGATTATTCGGGCGCCTCCCGTTCAAGTGGATCGACTGGCCGTTACACAAAGCCAGTCGATGATTTCTTCTTAAAGCCTTACGAGCCACCGCCAGCGCCGGTAAAACCGAAACCGGCCTCTGCCAAAGATGACGCAGATGCATCGATCAGGCGAGTTGCATCGGTCGGTGTGCTACTTGCTGGTCTGGGCAAGCCCAAAGATCCTGAACAGTAG
- the acnA gene encoding aconitate hydratase AcnA produces MGQSKDSLKALREFEHQGRPYRYYSLQAAQDNGAGHVMRLPRSLKVLYENMLRHEDGLAVTHEHLTTFCEAVASRQFDKEVFFHPTRILLNDSAGIPLMADLAALRAAVTRNGGDPDRINPQIPADMVVDHSVMVDAFGTPRAFDENLAIEFERNQERYKFLRWAQQSFRNFRVVPPGTGICHQVNVEYLARAIWSEPSGGKTLVYPETLLGTDSHTPMVNSLGVLGWGVGGIEGGAAMLGQPITMALPRVVGCRLTGQLQSGVTATDLVLTLTQRLREYKVVAAFVEYFGPGLASLAFSDRATVSNMAPEYGATMGFFPVDAQTLQYLEQTARGQSNQLIEHYARLQNLWHDPAEAQPDYDEVLEIDLSQIVPSIAGPRRPQDRIPLSESAQRFTTDVEQGAPRLPTDGVSVKEKPWKLTHGAVVIAAITSCTNTSNPSNMMAAGLLARNAVRAGLVSKPWVKTSLAPGSRVVMDYLSRAGLQDSLDQLGFNLVGFGCLTCMGNSGPLDPAIAETIETSGLVAAAVLSGNRNFEGRIHPLAKANYICSPPLVVAYAIAGNAGIDFERDPLGLSADGQPVFLADIWPDATEVATLVNSALDPERFRARYADVFEGDSHWQRLPVARTDTFEWDPDSLYMRQPPFFDDLSPAMPQKKALLGARALLVLGDSITTDHISPVGTITPSSSAGQYLSNLNIEPADFNSFAARRVNHDVMLRGAFANIRIRNLMANGREGGWTRHMPDGVIMPVHTAAECYKHENVPLIVVAGKDYGAGSSRDWAAKGTQLLGIRAIVAEGFERIHRSNLIGMGVLPLQLPPGITRDTLGIDGTEVFDIADIDQIEPRSIKHCTITRADGSSTTVELLCRLDTPLEAAYYENGGILHYIARQMLKTT; encoded by the coding sequence ATGGGCCAGTCTAAGGACAGTTTGAAAGCGCTGCGTGAATTTGAGCACCAAGGTAGGCCATATCGCTACTACAGCCTTCAGGCCGCTCAGGACAACGGTGCCGGACATGTAATGAGACTTCCCCGTTCATTGAAGGTGCTTTACGAGAACATGTTGCGTCACGAAGACGGACTGGCGGTCACACATGAGCACCTGACCACTTTCTGCGAGGCGGTTGCTTCCCGCCAGTTTGACAAGGAAGTGTTCTTTCATCCGACTCGGATTCTGCTGAACGACTCGGCGGGCATTCCACTGATGGCAGATCTCGCGGCGCTTCGAGCCGCCGTCACACGCAACGGTGGCGATCCAGACCGCATTAACCCGCAGATTCCAGCTGACATGGTCGTGGATCACTCGGTCATGGTGGACGCCTTCGGCACTCCGCGAGCGTTCGATGAGAACCTGGCCATCGAATTCGAGCGAAATCAGGAGCGTTACAAGTTCCTGCGTTGGGCGCAGCAATCATTCCGGAACTTTCGGGTTGTTCCACCCGGCACAGGGATCTGTCACCAGGTCAATGTCGAATATCTCGCTCGTGCCATCTGGTCTGAACCTTCGGGTGGCAAAACACTTGTCTATCCGGAAACGCTCCTGGGCACCGACAGCCACACCCCAATGGTCAACTCACTGGGCGTACTAGGCTGGGGGGTTGGTGGTATCGAAGGCGGTGCTGCAATGCTCGGTCAGCCAATTACCATGGCCTTGCCGCGTGTAGTCGGGTGCAGGTTGACCGGACAGCTGCAGTCCGGCGTGACCGCGACCGATCTTGTGTTGACGCTCACACAACGACTGCGAGAGTACAAAGTCGTCGCTGCATTTGTGGAGTATTTTGGGCCCGGCCTGGCCAGTCTCGCGTTCTCGGACCGGGCCACTGTTTCCAACATGGCTCCCGAGTACGGCGCGACCATGGGCTTTTTTCCGGTTGACGCACAGACGTTGCAGTACCTGGAGCAAACTGCCAGAGGCCAATCCAATCAACTGATCGAGCACTATGCGCGTCTGCAGAATCTCTGGCACGACCCGGCTGAGGCCCAGCCAGATTATGACGAAGTACTGGAGATCGATCTATCCCAGATCGTTCCAAGCATTGCGGGCCCGCGCAGACCGCAGGATCGCATCCCGCTCAGTGAGTCCGCTCAGCGATTCACGACCGACGTTGAGCAGGGAGCGCCCAGGCTGCCCACAGACGGCGTATCCGTTAAAGAGAAACCATGGAAACTCACCCATGGCGCGGTGGTCATTGCAGCCATCACCAGTTGCACGAATACATCCAACCCATCCAACATGATGGCAGCCGGACTGCTGGCGAGAAACGCCGTACGGGCCGGGCTGGTCAGCAAGCCCTGGGTCAAAACGTCGCTTGCACCTGGCTCGCGCGTGGTGATGGACTACCTGTCACGTGCAGGCCTGCAGGACAGCCTTGACCAGTTGGGGTTCAATCTGGTGGGCTTCGGGTGTCTGACCTGTATGGGCAATTCCGGACCACTTGATCCGGCCATCGCCGAGACGATCGAGACATCTGGCCTGGTCGCTGCCGCCGTCCTGTCTGGCAACAGGAATTTCGAAGGACGAATCCATCCGCTGGCCAAAGCCAACTATATTTGCTCTCCCCCGCTGGTCGTGGCGTACGCTATCGCAGGCAACGCAGGCATTGACTTTGAGAGGGATCCCCTTGGTCTGTCGGCAGACGGCCAGCCAGTGTTTCTTGCCGACATCTGGCCAGACGCCACGGAAGTTGCGACGCTGGTCAATTCTGCACTTGACCCTGAGCGATTCCGTGCCCGTTACGCCGATGTATTCGAAGGCGACTCACACTGGCAACGATTGCCGGTGGCCCGCACAGACACCTTCGAATGGGACCCAGATAGTCTTTACATGCGGCAACCTCCATTTTTTGATGATCTGTCCCCGGCGATGCCGCAGAAAAAGGCATTGCTGGGTGCCCGCGCATTGCTCGTACTTGGAGACTCCATCACAACCGATCACATCTCTCCGGTCGGAACCATCACGCCCAGTTCCTCGGCGGGTCAGTATCTGAGCAACCTCAACATTGAGCCGGCAGACTTCAACTCTTTCGCGGCCAGGCGTGTCAATCACGATGTCATGTTGCGCGGGGCATTTGCCAACATCCGTATCCGAAATCTGATGGCAAACGGGCGCGAGGGAGGATGGACACGGCATATGCCTGATGGCGTAATCATGCCAGTTCACACAGCAGCCGAATGCTACAAGCACGAAAACGTGCCGTTGATTGTGGTCGCTGGCAAGGACTACGGAGCAGGCTCCTCACGTGACTGGGCGGCCAAGGGAACCCAGCTACTGGGCATTCGCGCTATTGTTGCCGAGGGGTTCGAGCGGATTCACCGTTCGAACCTCATCGGAATGGGGGTGCTGCCGTTGCAACTGCCCCCGGGCATCACCCGCGATACCCTTGGCATTGATGGAACAGAAGTCTTCGATATCGCGGATATAGACCAGATCGAACCTCGCAGCATCAAACACTGCACGATCACCCGTGCAGACGGCTCGAGCACAACGGTCGAGCTTTTATGCCGACTCGACACTCCACTGGAAGCAGCCTACTACGAAAATGGTGGGATTCTGCACTACATCGCACGACAGATGCTGAAGACAACATAA
- a CDS encoding isocitrate lyase/PEP mutase family protein encodes MKSTTMLRKLIERPQGVVAPGAYDGLGAKLIEQAGFEAAYASGGAIARSTGIPDLGLLSLAEITQRLETMVDAIEIPLIADADTGYGNALNAQRTARAFERTGVAGLHLEDQQFPKRCGHYEDKSIVPTLEMVQKLRAVRDALSDDDFLVIARTDGLAVEGYERTIERSHKYMEAGADVIFVEAPTSIEQIEAIARDLPYTKLINMFKGGKTPFMAADRLAELGYRIIIVPSDLQRAAIKAMQNALAAIRSGDENHVAYESMVSFKEREVLVGTVEFLEREARYAS; translated from the coding sequence ATGAAATCAACAACAATGCTACGCAAATTGATTGAGCGGCCGCAAGGCGTCGTTGCGCCAGGCGCTTATGATGGTCTCGGAGCAAAACTGATCGAGCAGGCCGGATTCGAAGCGGCCTATGCCAGCGGAGGCGCTATCGCACGGAGTACCGGAATTCCGGACCTCGGATTACTGAGCCTGGCCGAGATCACGCAACGTCTGGAAACCATGGTAGACGCCATCGAGATTCCCCTGATCGCCGACGCAGACACCGGGTACGGCAATGCACTGAATGCCCAGCGTACTGCCCGGGCCTTTGAACGTACAGGCGTTGCAGGACTGCACCTCGAAGACCAGCAGTTTCCGAAGCGCTGTGGACACTATGAAGACAAGTCCATCGTTCCGACGCTGGAAATGGTGCAAAAACTGCGGGCTGTGCGTGACGCGCTGAGCGACGACGACTTCCTGGTCATTGCACGCACGGATGGTCTGGCAGTTGAAGGTTACGAGCGAACAATAGAGCGTTCACACAAGTACATGGAAGCGGGTGCAGACGTGATATTTGTGGAAGCCCCAACCTCCATCGAACAGATCGAGGCGATTGCACGAGATCTTCCCTACACAAAACTGATCAATATGTTCAAAGGCGGCAAAACACCGTTCATGGCGGCCGACCGCCTGGCCGAACTTGGCTACCGGATCATCATCGTGCCAAGCGACCTTCAGCGAGCGGCCATCAAAGCTATGCAAAATGCCCTTGCCGCGATCCGCTCAGGAGACGAGAATCATGTCGCCTATGAAAGCATGGTTAGTTTCAAGGAGCGCGAAGTCCTCGTTGGCACAGTCGAGTTTCTTGAACGAGAAGCACGCTACGCGAGTTGA
- a CDS encoding GntR family transcriptional regulator — protein MRNARSVDHENQDKATLSDRVYDKMANAIIQGEFAPGARLIETELARRFKVSRGPLREAMRRLDEHRLIVRTARQGARITDLSAEVLQEIATVRELLESAACRFAALNMTDQEIAELQAIVDADSELVATGQTYYRQEHRLDLHFCIVRGARNSIIESILGKQLYPLIRMYRYQHRMVEGRAENALKEHKAIVDAISHRDGELAELLMTRHLANSRKLLLQAISAHPGDRSGYLTHDNQDISQSGTDEVKV, from the coding sequence ATGCGCAACGCCCGTTCAGTCGACCACGAGAACCAGGACAAGGCCACGCTGTCGGACAGGGTCTACGACAAGATGGCGAACGCTATCATTCAGGGCGAATTTGCGCCAGGTGCGCGGTTGATCGAGACCGAACTGGCTCGTCGATTCAAAGTCAGTCGTGGTCCGCTAAGAGAGGCCATGCGCCGACTTGACGAGCATCGGCTTATTGTGCGGACAGCACGTCAAGGCGCCCGCATCACTGATCTCTCGGCAGAAGTGCTGCAGGAAATCGCGACCGTGAGGGAACTGCTCGAGAGTGCCGCCTGTCGGTTTGCGGCTCTGAACATGACCGACCAGGAGATAGCTGAACTCCAGGCGATTGTTGATGCTGATTCAGAACTGGTGGCTACTGGTCAGACCTATTACAGGCAGGAACACAGGCTAGACCTGCATTTCTGCATCGTTCGAGGCGCCCGTAACTCAATCATCGAGAGCATCCTGGGTAAACAGCTCTACCCGCTCATCCGGATGTATCGCTACCAGCACAGAATGGTCGAGGGCCGGGCCGAGAATGCACTGAAGGAGCACAAGGCAATTGTCGATGCCATCAGTCATCGTGACGGTGAGCTTGCTGAATTGCTGATGACACGCCATCTCGCCAATTCGCGCAAATTACTGTTACAGGCGATTTCGGCGCATCCTGGCGACAGGTCAGGATATCTGACCCACGACAATCAGGACATTTCGCAATCCGGCACAGATGAGGTGAAAGTCTGA
- a CDS encoding Bug family tripartite tricarboxylate transporter substrate binding protein → MSQKISVSRRAVLLGASCAVALSAVSFQLPVMAAQDWPTQPVNLVVGFGVGGSADRFSRLLAQYLEPELGKPVVVVNRPGAGGQLAATYVLAQGDSGHSLLSTSMSPYLANSIVHTGATYTMDDFAFVNGQWSDYDLIAVNAELPIKTLPELLESIKANPGKHSVSVVPSSAGQVTTYLLMDAAGIPAKDVNVVTYDSGGQARSAVAGGQVDFTIISAEGSDGIRDKIRPLAIVRDKPLENWEEAMPVNEALKPMGIEIPLLDGSIRGIAASAKFKENNPEAFNKLVSAYERALQNEEFLAKLKSMKIGSDWIGPEKTTEIIKGNYEIINKYKDVMK, encoded by the coding sequence ATGTCGCAAAAGATTTCAGTTTCACGTCGTGCCGTGTTGCTGGGTGCTTCGTGTGCAGTTGCCCTGTCGGCGGTATCATTTCAACTGCCTGTCATGGCAGCACAAGACTGGCCTACTCAGCCAGTCAACCTGGTGGTCGGTTTTGGGGTTGGCGGCAGCGCTGATCGCTTCTCCCGCCTGCTTGCGCAGTACCTGGAGCCCGAACTCGGCAAGCCAGTTGTGGTGGTGAACCGACCGGGAGCAGGGGGACAGTTGGCGGCTACGTATGTTCTGGCGCAAGGTGACAGTGGCCATTCGCTGTTGTCGACATCGATGTCTCCTTATCTTGCCAACTCGATCGTACACACCGGTGCTACCTACACCATGGACGATTTTGCGTTTGTTAACGGTCAGTGGTCTGACTACGACCTGATTGCTGTCAACGCCGAACTGCCTATCAAAACGTTGCCTGAGTTGCTCGAGTCGATCAAGGCCAATCCGGGTAAGCACAGCGTCAGCGTGGTGCCGAGTTCTGCCGGCCAGGTCACGACTTACCTGCTGATGGACGCTGCGGGCATTCCTGCCAAGGATGTCAACGTGGTGACCTACGATAGTGGTGGTCAGGCAAGATCTGCCGTTGCTGGTGGTCAGGTCGACTTCACCATCATCTCCGCAGAGGGCAGCGATGGCATTCGCGACAAGATCCGTCCGCTCGCGATCGTGCGTGACAAGCCACTCGAAAACTGGGAAGAGGCGATGCCCGTGAACGAGGCACTTAAACCGATGGGTATCGAGATCCCGTTGCTGGATGGTTCGATTCGTGGCATTGCGGCATCCGCTAAGTTCAAGGAGAACAATCCTGAGGCATTTAACAAACTGGTGAGCGCATACGAACGCGCTTTGCAAAACGAGGAGTTCCTTGCCAAACTCAAGTCAATGAAAATTGGCTCGGACTGGATTGGTCCCGAGAAAACCACGGAGATCATCAAGGGCAACTATGAGATCATCAACAAGTACAAGGATGTAATGAAGTAA
- a CDS encoding tripartite tricarboxylate transporter TctB family protein has translation MDNKDWLKRMDWWHVIVILVISAAICLYLVDSINASSRVGNLVLILPASILGLGLCLLTLAGIVREAIRGPSEDVKVSTPVAGESDQRGVDSSVDSPDEHSTVFERARPLVMLALFAVYVLMIPYLGMDGSSALFLAAALIVNGERRLIFILGYSIIFAAVATYIFKSILPYPLHTLFI, from the coding sequence ATGGATAACAAAGACTGGCTTAAACGCATGGACTGGTGGCATGTGATTGTCATACTGGTCATCTCCGCCGCCATCTGCCTGTACCTTGTTGACTCCATCAATGCCTCATCCCGGGTGGGGAATCTGGTGCTGATTTTGCCGGCTTCTATCCTGGGGCTCGGACTGTGTCTGCTCACGCTGGCAGGCATTGTCCGGGAGGCGATTCGAGGCCCTTCCGAGGACGTCAAAGTTTCTACGCCGGTGGCAGGTGAATCTGACCAGCGGGGCGTTGATTCGAGTGTTGACTCGCCGGATGAACACTCAACTGTGTTTGAGCGTGCGCGCCCCCTGGTCATGCTGGCGCTGTTTGCTGTGTATGTCCTGATGATTCCCTATCTAGGCATGGATGGCAGCTCGGCTCTGTTTCTGGCCGCTGCACTGATTGTTAATGGCGAGCGCCGGTTGATCTTCATCCTGGGTTACTCGATCATTTTTGCCGCAGTTGCGACCTATATCTTCAAGTCGATTCTCCCTTATCCCCTGCATACTCTGTTCATCTGA
- a CDS encoding tripartite tricarboxylate transporter permease, with amino-acid sequence MFDFSSIADGFALLFSAWGPWALIVPGLVIGLVFGVIPGLQTSMAMAMFLPITFTMDFLSAILFLTSIFTGGMFGGGITAILMNIPGTSSAVATTFDGYPMTRKGLHNEALGLSLGASCIGAVIGYTILLLLIKPLTGVVLSMGPTEMFVIILWGLTLISTLSGGYMIRSLLIGVVGLLVGTIGMSSNGVIRGTFGNPNLLDGVAIIPAMIGMFAASELFSLPKAAAKASNALQAINMGGVFRGAIHSIKYPGTIVRGGIMGTVIGAVPGIGSSVANLVSYGSAKRRSKDPDSFGKGNPNGVVASEAANSSSEGGSMVSLFALGIPGGAGTAVLLAAFNVHNVTGGPRFMADQADVIYAIILANIAQAFLLLFVGLLLLPVLATIVRVPRSILGPSVLVVATFGCFGITGDLTGPITLVVFSAIGWVLRKYRYSVAAAVIGMMLGGMAESELLRSYQISGGNFSYVLGRPITLGLLALLIGSLIAPYVIARIRKSRAKA; translated from the coding sequence ATGTTTGATTTTTCTTCGATTGCCGATGGATTCGCGCTTTTGTTCTCGGCCTGGGGACCGTGGGCGCTGATCGTTCCTGGTCTGGTGATCGGACTGGTATTTGGCGTCATTCCTGGCCTGCAGACCAGCATGGCGATGGCCATGTTCCTGCCCATCACATTCACGATGGACTTTCTGTCGGCGATTCTTTTTCTGACATCAATCTTCACCGGAGGCATGTTCGGAGGTGGTATCACTGCCATTCTGATGAATATTCCCGGGACATCATCGGCTGTAGCCACCACTTTCGATGGCTATCCGATGACTCGCAAAGGGCTTCACAATGAAGCACTCGGACTTTCGCTTGGAGCGTCTTGCATTGGTGCCGTGATCGGTTACACCATTTTGCTGCTACTCATCAAGCCATTGACAGGCGTGGTTCTCAGCATGGGGCCGACAGAAATGTTTGTCATTATTCTCTGGGGATTGACGCTTATCTCCACCCTCAGTGGCGGGTACATGATTCGCAGTCTGCTGATTGGTGTTGTCGGATTACTGGTTGGAACGATCGGAATGAGCTCGAACGGGGTTATCCGGGGTACGTTTGGCAATCCCAATCTGCTGGACGGTGTGGCCATTATTCCTGCAATGATCGGTATGTTTGCAGCGTCCGAACTGTTTTCACTTCCCAAAGCAGCGGCGAAAGCCAGCAACGCTCTGCAGGCGATCAACATGGGAGGCGTTTTCCGAGGGGCGATTCATTCGATTAAGTACCCGGGCACCATCGTTCGCGGTGGCATTATGGGCACCGTGATCGGCGCAGTTCCAGGAATCGGATCTTCTGTGGCCAATCTTGTTTCTTACGGTAGTGCCAAGCGCCGCAGCAAGGATCCTGACTCTTTCGGTAAAGGCAATCCAAACGGTGTGGTAGCTTCCGAGGCAGCAAACAGCAGCTCTGAAGGCGGAAGCATGGTGAGTCTGTTCGCGCTCGGGATTCCCGGTGGGGCCGGAACCGCCGTTCTACTGGCTGCGTTCAACGTTCACAATGTGACTGGAGGACCCCGGTTCATGGCTGACCAGGCCGATGTGATCTACGCGATCATTCTGGCCAACATCGCGCAGGCATTTCTGTTGCTGTTTGTGGGTTTGCTGCTCCTGCCCGTGCTTGCAACGATTGTCCGTGTTCCTAGAAGCATACTGGGTCCGTCAGTGCTGGTAGTTGCCACGTTTGGATGTTTTGGTATCACGGGTGACCTCACAGGTCCGATCACACTGGTGGTCTTCTCTGCAATCGGATGGGTCTTGCGCAAATATCGCTATTCTGTTGCCGCAGCTGTGATCGGCATGATGCTGGGCGGTATGGCTGAATCGGAGCTGTTGCGAAGCTACCAGATTAGCGGTGGAAACTTCTCCTACGTTCTGGGACGGCCGATCACGCTTGGGCTTCTGGCTTTGCTGATCGGATCGCTCATCGCCCCTTACGTGATCGCGCGAATCAGGAAGTCTCGTGCCAAAGCGTAG
- a CDS encoding TRAP transporter large permease: protein MSDIQVGLTGLGLVVVLLMLRVPIGVALGGVAFGGIWVLFGPRAAWGILSDIPYDFSAHWTLSSIPMFLLMGYVSYYSKITEGLFKAAQVWLGRLPGGLGIATVAGAAGFSAVTGSSLAASAAMGRIAVPAMQEHGYRPGFAAGIVAAAGTIGSMIPPSIIMIIYGVFAEVSIGQLFIGGVIPGILTALFYSGTIAVRVKLNPALAPKVTSQITWSHRLRCLKDVWPFMLLVVGVFGGLFSGIFTPTEAGAVGAFLAFVIAGFMGALNLQVTKDAIVETIKGTSSIFFIAIGAALLTSFLAISGVPAFLSSLISELELSQLELMLLISLLFVFLGMFLDPLGCMLLTLPVLLPVLEAQDANLIWFGILLVKFLEIGLITPPVGLNVFVIKEIVGNKVPITQIFAGVSWFIISDLFLLALLILVPSLVLWLPGLVS from the coding sequence ATGAGTGACATTCAGGTTGGACTCACTGGGCTGGGGCTAGTTGTCGTTTTACTGATGCTGAGGGTGCCGATTGGTGTCGCACTGGGAGGCGTGGCTTTCGGCGGGATCTGGGTCCTGTTTGGCCCCCGGGCGGCATGGGGCATCCTGTCTGATATTCCTTATGATTTCTCGGCGCACTGGACATTAAGCTCCATCCCCATGTTCTTGCTCATGGGGTACGTCAGCTACTACTCAAAAATCACCGAAGGCCTGTTCAAGGCGGCACAGGTCTGGCTGGGCAGATTACCTGGCGGCCTGGGCATCGCAACCGTCGCAGGTGCGGCGGGATTCTCTGCTGTGACTGGATCGAGCCTGGCTGCCTCCGCAGCGATGGGGCGCATTGCTGTACCGGCGATGCAGGAACATGGCTATCGACCCGGGTTTGCTGCTGGTATCGTGGCCGCTGCCGGAACGATCGGCTCCATGATTCCGCCGAGCATCATCATGATCATTTATGGTGTTTTCGCTGAAGTCTCGATCGGACAACTCTTCATCGGGGGTGTTATTCCAGGCATTCTCACGGCTCTCTTCTACAGCGGGACGATTGCAGTACGCGTCAAATTGAATCCCGCCCTGGCTCCAAAAGTGACCAGTCAGATCACATGGTCGCACAGACTCCGTTGCCTGAAGGACGTATGGCCATTCATGCTTCTCGTGGTGGGTGTGTTTGGTGGTTTGTTCTCAGGTATTTTTACACCAACGGAAGCCGGCGCTGTGGGGGCATTTCTGGCATTTGTCATTGCAGGGTTCATGGGTGCGCTCAACCTGCAAGTCACCAAAGATGCGATCGTTGAGACCATCAAAGGCACATCCTCGATCTTCTTCATCGCTATCGGTGCCGCGCTACTGACCAGCTTTCTGGCAATCAGCGGAGTTCCTGCATTTTTATCTTCGCTGATCAGTGAACTCGAGCTCTCTCAGCTTGAACTGATGCTGCTGATCTCTCTTCTGTTCGTCTTTCTTGGCATGTTTCTGGATCCACTCGGATGCATGCTGCTCACATTACCTGTGTTGTTGCCAGTTCTTGAAGCTCAGGACGCCAATCTGATCTGGTTTGGCATTCTGCTGGTGAAGTTCCTGGAGATCGGACTGATCACTCCACCGGTTGGTCTGAATGTATTTGTGATCAAGGAAATCGTTGGTAACAAAGTTCCGATCACACAGATCTTCGCCGGTGTCAGCTGGTTCATCATTTCAGACCTCTTCCTTCTGGCTCTGCTGATCCTTGTTCCGTCACTGGTGCTCTGGCTGCCGGGACTGGTCAGCTGA